The following are encoded together in the Cicer arietinum cultivar CDC Frontier isolate Library 1 chromosome 2, Cicar.CDCFrontier_v2.0, whole genome shotgun sequence genome:
- the LOC101512788 gene encoding ras-related protein Rab2BV-like, with the protein MAYKIDHEYDYLFKVVLIGDSGVGKSNILSRFTRNEFCLESKSTIGVEFATRTLQVEGKTVKAQIWDTAGQERYRAITSAYYRGAVGALLVYDITKRQTFENVQRWLRELRDHADSNIVIMMAGNKSDLNHLRAVSTEDAESLAEKEGLSFLETSALEAYNVEKAFQTILFDIYHIISKKALAAQEATSTTGLPHGTTINVSNMSDNTGNRTCCSN; encoded by the exons ATGGCATACAAAATAGATCATGAATACGATTATCTATTCAAGGTTGTTTTAATTGGGGACTCTGGTGTTGGAAAATCCAATATCCTTTCTCGTTTTACAAGAAATGAGTTTTGTTTGGAATCTAAATCTACCATTGGTGTTGAATTTGCAACAAGGACATTACAG GTAGAGGGAAAGACAGTAAAGGCACAAATATGGGACACTGCTGGTCAAGAAAGGTACAGAGCAATTACAAGTGCTTACTATAGAGGAGCTGTTGGTGCATTATTGGTTTATGACATAACAAAGAGACAAACATTTGAAAATGTACAAAGGTGGCTTCGTGAATTAAGGGATCATGCAGATTCGAACATTGTTATTATGATGGCTGGAAACAAATCTGATTTGAATCATCTAAGAGCAGTTTCAACTGAAGATGCTGAAAGTTTGGCTGAAAAGGAAGGTCTTTCATTTCTAGAGACATCAGCATTGGAAGCATATAATGTTGAGAAAGCATTTCAAACCATATTGTTTGATATATATCACATTATAAGTAAAAAAGCACTTGCAGCACAAGAAGCTACTTCTACTACTGGACTTCCTCATGGAACTACTATAAATGTTTCAAATATGTCTGATAATACTGGAAATAGAACTTGTTGCTCAAATTAA